GAAGAGGCATCTACCGGCGGTGCGACTAATGGAACGTCCCAGGGGTGTGCGGGAACATGCATGGAGGGGCCCCGGCGCCATTGGCACCGGGGCCCCGAAGGAACTGCTACACCATCGGCCGGCTGTGAACAGCTGTGCCAGCCTTTCTTGTTCCGCTCGTCCGCCCCGGGGGGAAAGGGACGTGCGGGGATCGCGGTTGCTCGACCGGAGACCACCTCGCTCACGATGTCCTGCGGTACCCGGACCCACACGTTCGGCCCGGGCGATCCTGATGGCGCCCAACTCCTCCGTTTCTTACCCTCTGAATCACTTACTGGTACTGCTTCTGCGTACTACCGGGTGTTGCGTACTACTCGGTGACCTTTCACAGCGTCACTCCTTCGGCAGCCAGCCCCGTCGCCCGTCCTGCAACTTCCGTGGCTTAGAACCCCACTGCCGAACTTCCCGGTACGCGCGCCGCAGTCTGACGCCTTTTACCGAGGGACCACTGGTACTGCGGACTGCACTTGCGTACTGCGGACTGCTCGCGGCGGCCCCTGATCACTGCGGGCCACCCGGTGCGAGGCCAGTCCCGTCGCCTTCCTGCGTTAACCCTGGCTTCGGAACTCCACCACCGCACCGGCCTGCACTTACGTGTACTGCTTCCCGGCAGTACATCTCTGCCGCGCCCTGCTCGATCTCTTGGCTACGGACAAGACACTAACCCCAGCAACGGCCAGATGTCTACCTCCGCCAGGACAGATTTCCTGCGAGCACCGGCAGTGAAGTTCTGCGGTGTGCGGCAACGGGAAACGGCACCGGGGCACATCCGCGGGGAGTGTGAGGGGGTATCGGAGCGGGCAGGTGCGGTGTCACGTCACAAGCGGTACAACCGATCACAGGTGGGGTGTACGCGTATGAACAGCACTACGATCAGCATCCCCTCAGCCCTCCCCGTAGTGAACGTGGTCCGGGGCGACAGCGCGGCCGGTGTCAGCCAGGCACGCCAGGCCGCCTGCGCCTTCAGCGACCGCCTCACCCCAGCCCCTCGTCCGGACATGGAGGACACGCTCGTCCTGGTGGTCTCCGAGCTCGTCACCAACGCCCTGCGCCACGGTGGCGGCGCCTTCAGCCTCCGTCTGACTGCCCACCCCGACGCCGTCGAGGTCGCCGTCGACGACGTCAGCCCACGGATGTCCCGCATGCGCGCCCCCGACCTGACCGATGCCGGCGGCGGCTTCGGCTTCGGCTTCGGCTGGCCCATGGTCAACCGCCTCGCCCGCACCACCGCGATCACCCGCCGACGAGCCGGTGGCAAAACAGTCACCGCTTACCTCCCCCGCTGACACCGCCGCAGTTGACGACTCCACACCTGCAGCACTGACAGCACGACGCCCGAACCACCACCGTCATCATCAGCGTGCGGGTGGCCTCGATCTCTTCGCATGCGTGTCATGGTCGAAGGCGGTGAACTCGACCGCAGCCAGGCCGAAGCAGGCCAGGCCATCGATCGCCTCGGCACTGCCGACGTGATCGGCCAGGCCGTCCTGTGGCTGTCCGGCCCCCAGAACCGCGACGTCACCGCCATCGCCCTGCCCGTCGATGGCGGTTACACCGCCCAGTGACGCCTCTGCGTTGCCATCAAGCCGAAGGGTCGCTCCAACTCTGTCGCGTCCGGGTCGCGCAGTAAGCGCAAAGCGCCGGCGGCCTGGCCGTAGCCTCCTGCTGCGTCATGAGCCTGCGTGGCCTCCCGCCGTGATGTCACCGCGCGAGGTGACGAGCCGCGCGCTGCCGTCGGCGAGCTGGTACCCCAGACCCACCACGGCCACTTCGCCCGCTTCGACCTGTTCCGAGAGCAGGCGTGAGCGGTCGAGCAGCAGGTCGACCGTGTGGCGGATGTGCTCGTCCACATCGTGGTCGGCGGTCAGTCCGGCCGCCCGGGCGGCGAGGATACTCGGGGTGACGCGCTCGACGACATCGCGGACGAACCCGCCGACGGAGAGACCGTCCTCCACGGCCCCGCGGGCGGCCGCCACGGCACCGCACGAGTCGTGCCCAAGGACGACGACCAGGCGGGCGCCGAGCACACTGGTCGCGTACTCCACGCTCCCCAGCACCTCCGCGCCCACGACGTGCCCGGCGGTACGGACGACGAAAAGGTCCCCCAGTCCCTGATCGAAAATGATCTCGGCGGCCAGCCGCGAGTCGGAACACCCCAGAACCACGGCAAAGGGGTCCTGCCCAGGAGCAAGCTCCCTACGCCGAGCGGCGTCCTGGTTGGGATGCTCCGGCGCCCCGGCCACGAAGCGCTCGTTGCCGGACAGAAGAGACTCGAAGGCCATGACAGGCGAAGTTCTCGGCATGACATCAGCATAAAATCGAAGCTCCGCAAGCACACCGGAGGCGGCCTCATCGACGCACCCGTTCTGGGAGCAGGTGGAGCGGGGCAAGGTCGTCGATGCGCGGAGCACCAGCACCAGGCTCCTGACACCGAGGCGCCTGACCAGCCCGCGCACGAGATCCAGCACAAACCCGGGGATTGATCCAGGGTCTGCTCGAACTGCCCGTGACCTGATGAGCGGCATGGGCATCGAGGTCGACAAGGAACGCTGCGTGAGGGCCGGTATGTGCGCGCTGACCGCGCCGGACGGGTTCACGCACGACGACGACGGGTTCAGCGAGATGCTTCCCGGCCGACTGGAGGGGACGGGAGACCACTCGCTGGTGCGGGAGGCCGTACGGGCCTGTCCGGTCGGGGCGGTGTCCCTGACCGACGGCTGACGGCTGGGGCCCGGCGGGACGCAACACGGTCACGCCCGCCGGGTTCCTGCCGCTACGGGAATCGCACCGGCCGGATCAGAGGCCGAACTCCTGCGGGGACACCCCGAGCGCCATGCACGCTTCCCGCAAAACCTGCGCCTCGGCCGGGGCGATGTACCCGTCCGCGCCGGCGATCACGAAGCCGGTCTGGACGACCGCCTTGGCTTCCACAGGCTTCTTCGCGGCCTTGGCAATCTCCTGCATGGCCTCGGTCTTGCCCTGCTGGAAGTTGAACATCATCTGATCGACATGCTTGTTGAACCTCTGCCGCAACTGCTCGGGAGGGAAGTTCTGCAGGACGTCGTTCTGTAGGATCAGCGTCTCCACGTGGTGCCGCTCGGCGGGGTCGACAGACCCGTCGGCGGCCGCGACCAGAGCACACATTGCCATACTGGCGTCCCGGTACGCCCCGCTCTTGAGCTCCGTCTTGAGGGAGCCGAGCTGCGACTTGAGCAGCCCGACCAGCTTTTCCTTCGAGCCGCCCGCGGCGCCGGTACCCGCCTGCCGCTGGCCGGCGGGGCCCCTCATGCCCTGCGACTGCTGTTGCTGCAGCCCCTTGGCCTGGTCCTTGATGCGGTCCCACATAGCCATGCGCGCCACCTTGTCGATCGGATCGATGGTCCGCGCAACGTGCGCGGCCTGTTGCAACCATTATTCGTGGACCGCCCGTTGGCGGCCCTCGCCCGGTGACCATTGAACCGCCCGGCGCAGGCGGCTCCGGGCGGCTCGGCGAACCGATCACGCGTGGTCATCGGCTGCCCAGCTCGGGGGCGTCGGACAGCTCCAGGACGACGGGGCCGCGGTGCTGGGTGGCGGCGCCACAACTGACCTGCCCGGAAGGAACCGGCCTTGCGCTCACTGCACGGCGCCGCCCGTCGCGGGCAGCCATCCCTCACCCCCGCTCACCCACCGACCGGACGCAACCGCACGCCTGTACTGTGTCCCGCCGGCAGGACTCGGACCCAGCTTCTAAGCCCACTGGGCGCCGCTCCTCGCGCCCACCGTGCAGTTGTACTCGATCCAGCTGCCAGGCCGGGAAGCCCTGAGCGGCCAACCGTCCCTCACCGACCCCGGACAGGTCACCACCGCACTCGCTGAAGAGATTGCCGGCGCCGACGACGACCGTGTCTTCGGCGTGTTCGGACACAGCATGGGTGGTCTCCTCGCCTACGAGACCACCCGTCGCCTTGCCCGAACCCATCAACGCCGGCCGGCCCTGCTGGCCCTGTCGGCGTACACGTGAACGCGGCTCTGGCAAGATTTTCGTAGGCGGAGATCATCGCGGTGCCACGGTCGGCCGGTCCGCAGTGGGCAGCCTGTGACTGTGCTCTGTTGAACTGGTCAGCTTGTTACCGCAGTTGTCCGATGTGCAGGTGGTCTCTGTTGATGTTTCCGATGCGGTGGTGGCGGTCCGCGCCCGCACGAGATCCGGTGAACCAGCGTGCTGCACGGAATGTGGCCAGCTCAGCGAGTGGTGCCACAGCCGCTACGCACGGCGCCTCGTCGACGTCACGCTCGCAGGCCGCCCTCTGCGCATCGACCTGTCCGTACGCCGCCTGTACTACGAGAACACGACCTGCCCGAAGACGACCTTCGCCGAGCAAATACCGGGCCTGACCGTCCGCTACCAGCGGCGGACACCACGACTGCAGCGCCTGGTGGAGGACATCGCCGTGGTGCTGGCCGGCCGCGGCGGATCCCGGATGCTTCGAATCTTGAATATCAGGCTCTCGCGGGTCGCCGTCCTGTCCCAGCTGATGCGGGTGCCGCTGCCACCACTGGTCACGCCCCGGGTCCTGGGGGTCGACGACTTCGCTCTCCACGGCGGCACCTACGGCACCCTCCTCGTCGACGCCACCACCCGGCTCCCCCTCACCCTCTGGGAAGGACGTGACGCGGAACAGCTCGGCCGCTGGCTCCGTGCACACCCGGGCGTCGAGGTCGCCTGCCGCGACGGCTCCCTCACCTACCGGCAGGGCATCACAGCCGGCGCCCCGGAAGCCGTGCAGGTCAGCGACCGCTTTCACCTCTGGCAGGGCCTGTCCCGCCGAGTTCAGGACATTGCCTCTGCCCACCGAGGATGCCTGCCCGCAGCCCTGCCACCGGTCAGCGAGGATGATCGCCCGCCGGCCGAGGAGACCACCGAGAACGCCGTGGCGGGCAGCCGGGCCGGGCGCCATGCCCAGAGTCTGTTCGAGGCGGTCCAAGCCCTGACCCGCACCGGCCGGAGCCACAGCTCCGTGGCCCGCGAGCTCGGCTTGGACCGCCGCACCGTCGGCAAGTACGCCCGTGCCCGCACCTGGCAGGAAGTAGTGCGCCGGCCGCCCCGCAAGCCCTCCACGCTGGACCCCTACCTCGACTACCTACGACAACGCTGGGACGAAGGACAACACAGCGCGAAGATCCTGCACGAAGAACTGCAGACCAAGGGCTACCTCGGCCACTACCAGCGCGTGAAGATGGCCGTCGCACCGCTCCGCCGCGGCCTGCCCATCGACGAGCCACGCGAGCGCCCACCCTCACCTCGCGAAGCGGCCCGCTGGATCACCACCCACCCGCACCGCCGCAGCTTGCACATCAACGAGCGCCTGCCCCGGCTCCTCGAACACTGCCCCGAACTCAAGCTCACCCACGACCTGGTCCGCCGCTTCGCCACCATGCTCGACAACCGCGACGCGGCACCCCTGCCGGGCTGGTTGAGCGACCTTGCACAGAGCGGACTGGCACCACTCGCCGGCCTTGCCGGAGCCCTGCACGAAGACCGACATGCCGTCGCCCAGGGGATCACGACCCCTTACAACTCAGGGGTCAACGAGGGCCGCATCACGGACGTCAAACTGCAGAAACGGATCATGGCCGGACGCGCCAGCGTCTCTCTTCTCCGCCACCGCGTCGTCCTGATCGCCCACCTGCGCCGACGCCATGCGGACCGGCCGACCATGGCACCGCGATGATCTCCGCCTACGAAAATCTTGCCAGAGCCACATTCTCGAATACCCCGACAGGCCCTGCCCAACACTGCGCTGCGCTGGACCTACGGCGAAGGCGACCAGGGCCTTCTTCTCGTCGACTCCATGGCCGATGCGTGGGGCGTCAGCAAGGACGGCCGGACAACGTGTTGCACATTCCGAATCTCCGCGGGCAGGCCGTGATAACTGCTCCCGCGAGCGCCACTCCTCGAAGGATTACTGGCAGCCGAGCTACGGACGCTCCGAAGCGTCCAGCCAGTAGGTGGCAAGCATTTCGCTGGGCCACGCCGGCTGACGGACCTCGCTTCGAGGCGCCATCTCCTCGAAGTATGGGGCCAGGTCAATGACCGGTGTCCCGTCGACTGCGTCGAGATCGGTGACCAGAAGGTCTCGGCCCTCGACTTTCAGCAACCGTGGGTAGCTGGTCGCCAGTTGGTTGGGACGCCGGTGGTTACGGTGGACAAACGTGCCGGTTGCCGGCCACCGCGGGTATCCCCGGGGGCTACGCGCGTGCAGCTGGATGTCCTCCGGCTGCGCCAGGTGGAAACGCCACGTCACCGTCAGGTGAGAGAACTCCTCGATGCCCTGCAGCGTTTCCAGGGGGGTACACGTCGTTGAGCCGGATCACAGATTCGACTCCACCCTGGTAGTCGTCCTGAACGCGGGTGTGCCCCCCGACCACCGTTGCGATCGGTTCGACCTCGTACGTCACCATCTGCGCTCGTTCCTTTCCCGGTGCTTAGCGGGTACGGCGGCCTCCGGTCGGCGCTGCGGATCCGCTCGTCGGTCAGCCTATGGCGCGGAGCATGTCGCGCCCACGCGGCCCGGTGCTTCGTCGTTACTCGACACCGGCATCAAGCAGGTGGAGAAGGACGGCGTCATCGTCAGTGCCATTTGGGCGGCCTTGGGTGCCGTGCATGCATACCCCTCGGCCCGGGATACGGCAGCGTCAGTCCGTGGAGCGGTGTCGCCCACTGCGCCGATACCGCGGTCCTGCACCAGCGGCTCGTCGGACACCTGCAGATCGGTGTGCAGGAGCGAGAGAATCAGAGGGGCGCCCGGGCCCAGGTTCCCAGCTCGGCCAGCACGGTCAGAGGGGTCGAAGGTGTGGCTGGCGAGGTGCCGATGGTCTCTGCGATGCGTCCGCGCGAGCGCGGCCTCCGCGTCAGGAACCTCCGGCCTGGCAGATCGCTCCGGCCTCCTCTGTCGGCCGATCCGACACCAGATGGCAAAGGCGGCGCCCAGCAGTGCCGTAAGACGACCGCACCATCCGCCTGGTCGAGGACGGCGCCCTCGACATGGATCTCGGCCCCCTGGTCGAGCTGCGGGCGACGACTGGGCGTGGTACCCGCTCGACCGGCTCCCGGACGGCCTGTTCGAATGCAGCGCCCAGATTCTCACCGCCTGGCGGCCCGACCTGCACATCGACCACCCGCCGGCGCACTTCACCGCCTTCTCCCCAGCGAACCAGACAGCGCTTTAGCAGGACAGCCGACACCGATGTCCACCGGCGAGACGACGAAGGTGCCGCGCCCCAGTAGCAACACAGCGCCGCTCAATTCACATTGGAGTTCTCCATGTCGCATCTCTCCATACGCCGACGCATATCCCCGGTCGGCGCCGTCGGCACCGACCGACTGCATGATCTGGAACAGGCGGCCCTGCGCCACGGAGTCCCCGTCGAGGACGTGATCCTGATCGCCGTCAATCTGTTCGGGATCACCTCGGACCAAGACCGTCATCGGGCCCGGGTCAGCCTCAGCCTCGAACGCCGCCCCGACGTTGCCTGGCAGATCATCGTCCCGCTGAACCAGCCGGTCAGCCCGTTCCGGCTCCGGGGCGACGAGCTGTCGCTGAACGGCGAGGTGGTCGCGCACGTCGAGCGCATTGATGCCGACGAGGCGGTCGGGGGGTACTTCCGCAACGAGGGGCGTGCCGCGACCCTCAACCCGAACGCGCGCAGTAGGTGCGTCGGCTGCGGTTGGTGCCCCAACAACCTGGAGGCCGCCGCCGACCCACGGCTGCAGGAGGGGCAGGGGCTCGACGACCTGCTGCGTGCCCTCGGCGAGCAGCACCCCCGCCATAACTTGGCCGAACTGACCGAGGTCACCGTCTCCACCGGATGTTTCGAGCGAGAGGAGGCCGCTGTCGCGCACCTGACCCCCCTGCGGCCCGCTCTGCACCGGGCCGGCGTCGGGGCCCGGATCGGCTTTCTCACCTCCGTGCTGCGTAGCGACGAGGCGTTCGAAACCATCGCGTCGCTGGTGTCTCCGTTCGTGCTCCGGCTGACGGTTGAGCACTTCACCCGGCGGGCGGCCCTAATGAAGTCCACCAAGGCTGACCTCCGGCCCCAGGAGATGCCGGACCTGCTGGGGCGGGCGCTGGCGGCGGGGCTGGACACCTCGTACACGTACATCGTCGGGCTGGACCCGATGGAGGACCTTGTGCGCGGGGTGACCGCACTGGCCGACATGATCACCGCGTTCCCGAACTTCCAGAGCTTCCAAGCGCACACGGTGCTGATGCAGGGCATGCGGACACCGGGCGCGGAGGACCTGGAGTACTACCTGCAGGCGCGTACGGCCATCGAGCGGACCATGGCGTCGACCGGGCTGAGACCGGTGGGCTGGGAGTGCTACCGGCCGCTGTGGTACTTCACCTACGCGGGAGAGGCCCTCGTCGATGGACCTCGCTGACACGGTCATCGAGCGTGTGTGGGTCGAGCGCCTCGACGAGAGCGTCGCGGGTCCGTTCGAGCCGGGCGTCAGCCGGTTCGCGGTCGTGGTCGAGGCCCGCGGGGTGACGGGGGTGTTCGCCCCGGTCGACGAGCTGCCCGCCGCACTGGTAGCCACCCGGCTCGGGCAGAGCGCACTGCAACGCCCGGTAACCGACCACAAGGGCCTGCTGCGCAGGCTCCTGGCAGAACTCGGTCCACACTCGGCGGGACTCGGGCGCTGGGCGGTGGGGGCGCTGGACTGCGCGGTGTGGGACCTGCACGGCCGCCTCGCCGACCTCCCGGTCGCAGCTCAGCTCAGCGACCGGCCCGCGCGGCGGGTGCCGGGCTACGCTTCCTGGCTCTCCCTGGATTTGGCCTCCCCGCCGGCCGCCGAGTCGGTCAGGGCCACCGCTGGCGAGGGGTTCGCCTTTACCAAGTGGGCGCTGCGCGATGCGGAAGCCGGGGAAGTGGCACGGCTGGCCGAATGGGCGGCGGCGTGGGCGGGGCAGAGCGTGGCGGTGGATGCCCTGGGCACATGGGGGCACCGGCTTGCCACGGAAGTCGCGCCGCTCCTCGCTCCGGAGGTGGTGCGCTGGGTGGAGGACCCCCTGGGCCGGACCGACCCGGCCGCGTACACGCAACTGCGCGCTCGGGCGGTAGGACACGGAGACCGGCCGGCACGCCATCGTCATCACATACGAGGCGTTCGCGCCGATCACCCTCAGCCTCATCCAGCAGCAGCTCAAGCACCGGGCCGTCCGTCGTCACGCCGGGCTCGCCCCGCTGCCCAGGCGCACCTCCGAGCAGCACCGGCGTCCGATTCGCTCGCGCGTTGCGCCGCCCCCTTTTGCCAGCCCTTCTTCAGCCGCCCGAAACCGGCCTTCGCTGTCTCCATTCCGAGGACGCCACCCGCCCGTCCCCGGGATGGGTCCATACCTGCGGCAGCGTCGGCGCCGTCCTCACAGCCCCCTTCGAGACTGAGACACGCGCCTCACGGATCTGCAGCATGGACGCGTCCAAACGGAAGCTTCAGCCGTCCGCTCCGCACCCAATTGCCCGACTGCAACGCAGCGTAGTCAGCACCAAGTCAGCACGGGAGAAGTGAAGACGGGTGATGACATGGGCTTTTAGTCAGCACCGAACCAGCATGGGAGTCAGCAACACCCTCGCGAAATATACCTAACAGTGCAACTCGGACAACCCTCTTCCACCCACCCCCACGAAGCAGAAACCGGCCCGCACCCCCTCCCCGTAGCGCCCGCCCGCACACCGCCCACCCGAACTATGGTGTCCCGCCACATACACCCCTGACCTGCCCCTTCCTACGGTATGGCGACACGGAAACGTCCCCGCCAACTGTCCGGAAGTGGTACCCATGGCCGCCGCAGCAACCGCTCCCCCACCCCCGTCCAACCTCCGCCGCATCGTCGCCGCGAGCCTCGTCGGAACGACCGTCGAGTGGTACGACTTCTTCCTGTACGGATCGGCTGCCGCGCTGGTCTTCAACAAACTGTTCTTCCCCGGGACCGACCCGCTCGTCGGTACCCTGCTCTCCTTCCTCACGTACGCGGTCGGCTTCGCCGCCCGGCCCATCGGCGCCCTGGTGTTCGGCCACTACGGCGACCGGCTCGGGCGCAAGAAGCTGTTGGTGCTCAGTCTGCTGCTGATGGGTGGCGCGACGTTCGCCATCGGGCTGCTGCCGACGCACGCGACCATCGGGACCGCCGCTCCGGTCCTGCTCACCGTCCTGCGTCTGGTGCAGGGCTTCGCGCTCGGCGGCGAGTGGGGCGGGGCCGTGCTGCTGGTCTCGGAGCACGGTGACGCGAAGCGGCGCGGATTCTGGGCCTCCTGGCCGCAGACCGGCGCTCCGGCGGGGCAGTTGCTCGCCACCGGCGTGCTCGCGGCGCTGACGGCGCTGATGTCCGATGCGGCGTTCCTGAGCTGGGGATGGCGCATCCCCTTCCTGCTCTCCGGCCTGCTCGTGATACTCGGCCTGTGGATTCGTCTCTCTGTCGATGAATCACCTGTGTTCAAGGCCGCTCTGGCCCAGGCGGCGGCACGCAGGGAGAGCGCCGGGGCGGCCGAGAAGATGCCCATCGTCGCCGTACTGCGCCATCACTGGCGGGACGTTCTGATCGCCATGGGCGCGCGCATGGCGGAGAACATCAGCTACTACGTCATCACGGCGTTCATCCTCGTGTACGCGACCACGGCCGTGGAGCTGAGCAGGCAGACGGCGCTCAATGCCGTACTCATCGCCTCCGCCGTGCACTTCGTGGTGATCCCGATGTGGGGCGCGCTGTCCGACCGGATCGGGCGCAGGCCGGTCTATCTCATCGGCGCGGTCGGCGTGGGGCTGTGGATGTTCCCGTTCTTCGCGCTGATCGACACCGGGAGCTTCGGCTATCTGCTGCTCGCCATCACCGTGGGGCTCATCTTCCACGGCGCCATGTACGCACCGCAGGCGGCCTTCTTCTCGGAGATGTTCGCGACGCGCATGCGGTACTCGGGGGCGTCCATCGGGGCGCAGTTCTCGTCGGTCGCGGCCGGAGCGCCGGCGCCGCTGATCGCCACCGCGCTGCTCGTCGACTACGACAGTTCGACGCCCATCGCCCTGTACGTCATCGCCGCCGCCCTGCTCACTGTGGTGGCGATCGTGTGCGCGAAGGAGACCCGTAGCCGGGACCTGTCGGACATCGGGCCGGCTCCGGAGGACGGACCGGGCGCGCAGGCCCCGCTGCCCGCCGACGCGCGCAGCGTCTGAGAGGTCGTTCCCTCTCGTCGGGCCGTGCGGAGCGGGCCGCCCCTCACCTCATCGGTGAGGGGCGGCCCGCTGCGGTCCGGTGCCCCGTGCCCTACGGCTGCTGGGGGGTGGGTTCGAACCAGGTCGGTCCGTCGGTGAGGGCCTGCTTGATCCGGAACAGGGAGAACTCGTTCAGCGGCGGCAGGGTGTCGACGGAGAACCAGCCCACCTCCAACGACTCGTCGTCGTTGACGCGCGCCTCACCGCCGGTGGCCCGGCAGCGGAACGTGAGGTCGAGGTACTGGCACCGGTCGCCGTTCGCGTACTGGACGGGCTTCAGTGCCTGGGTGAGCACCACCCGCTCCGCCACACAGTGCACGGCCGTCTCCTCGTACACCTCGCGTTCGGCTGTCGCCGCGGGTTCCTCCCCCGGTTCGCAGATGCCGCCGATGACAGCCCATTTGCCGGTGTCGGCGCGCCGCCCGAGCAGCACCCGGTCCTCGTCGTCGAAGACGACCGCGGTGACTCCGGGCAGCAGGAGCAGCTGATGGCCCGCGGTCGCGCGGATGTCTCGGATGAAGTCGGGAGTAGCCATGCGCCGAGCCTACGTGTCCGTACCACCGGCCACGGGGCCGGTGGATCCTCGCAGCCTGCGGGCGCGCACGCCCCGGACCGTCACCCAGCCGAGGCCGGCCACGGCGATCAGCGCGAGGACGCCCTCGGGCAGCGGGCCCATCCGGGTCGCGGGGGTCAGCGAGGACCGCAGCGGCACCTCGTCGACGAGGGCGGCCGGGGTGAACATCTCCGTCTTCTGCACGATCGTCCCGTCCGGCCGGATCACGGCGCTGACGCCGCTGGTGACGGGGACGACGACGGACCGCCCGTGTTCGACCGCGCGCACCTGGCTCATGGCCAGTTGCTGGTACGTCATCTCGCTGCGCCCGAAGGTCGCGTTGTTGCTCGGTACGGCGATGAGCCGGCCGCCGTGCTTGACGGTGTCGCGCACCGCGTCGTCGAACGCGGCCTCGTAACAGGTGACGAGCCCGACCTTCGTACCCGCCAGGTCGAACACACCGACCGTCTTGCCGGGTCCGAAGTCCCGCTGCACCCGGTCGACGTCCTTGCTGAAGATGCGGACGAACGAGCGCATCGGCATGTACTCGCCGAACGGCTGGATGTGGCGCTTGTCGTACGTGGCGACGGGGCCGTCGGCCGGGTCCCACTGGATGAGGGTGTTGCGCAGGGGCCCCTCTTCGGGAGAGACGACGGCGCCGATGACCGTGGGGACGCCGATGGCCCTGACGGCGTCGTCGATCACGATCCGGGCGTCGGGGTTGCGGTACGGGTCCAGGTCGGAGGAGTTCTCCGGCCACAGGACGAAGTCGGGCTGGGGCACCTTGCCCGCCTTCACCTCCCGCGCGAGCTGTTCCGTGCGGCGGGCGTGGTTGTCCAGGACCGCG
The Streptomyces sp. NBC_00234 DNA segment above includes these coding regions:
- a CDS encoding ATP-binding protein, with amino-acid sequence MNSTTISIPSALPVVNVVRGDSAAGVSQARQAACAFSDRLTPAPRPDMEDTLVLVVSELVTNALRHGGGAFSLRLTAHPDAVEVAVDDVSPRMSRMRAPDLTDAGGGFGFGFGWPMVNRLARTTAITRRRAGGKTVTAYLPR
- a CDS encoding carbonic anhydrase; protein product: MPRTSPVMAFESLLSGNERFVAGAPEHPNQDAARRRELAPGQDPFAVVLGCSDSRLAAEIIFDQGLGDLFVVRTAGHVVGAEVLGSVEYATSVLGARLVVVLGHDSCGAVAAARGAVEDGLSVGGFVRDVVERVTPSILAARAAGLTADHDVDEHIRHTVDLLLDRSRLLSEQVEAGEVAVVGLGYQLADGSARLVTSRGDITAGGHAGS
- a CDS encoding ferredoxin, with the translated sequence MSGMGIEVDKERCVRAGMCALTAPDGFTHDDDGFSEMLPGRLEGTGDHSLVREAVRACPVGAVSLTDG
- a CDS encoding tellurite resistance TerB family protein, yielding MAMWDRIKDQAKGLQQQQSQGMRGPAGQRQAGTGAAGGSKEKLVGLLKSQLGSLKTELKSGAYRDASMAMCALVAAADGSVDPAERHHVETLILQNDVLQNFPPEQLRQRFNKHVDQMMFNFQQGKTEAMQEIAKAAKKPVEAKAVVQTGFVIAGADGYIAPAEAQVLREACMALGVSPQEFGL
- a CDS encoding ISL3 family transposase gives rise to the protein MVSVDVSDAVVAVRARTRSGEPACCTECGQLSEWCHSRYARRLVDVTLAGRPLRIDLSVRRLYYENTTCPKTTFAEQIPGLTVRYQRRTPRLQRLVEDIAVVLAGRGGSRMLRILNIRLSRVAVLSQLMRVPLPPLVTPRVLGVDDFALHGGTYGTLLVDATTRLPLTLWEGRDAEQLGRWLRAHPGVEVACRDGSLTYRQGITAGAPEAVQVSDRFHLWQGLSRRVQDIASAHRGCLPAALPPVSEDDRPPAEETTENAVAGSRAGRHAQSLFEAVQALTRTGRSHSSVARELGLDRRTVGKYARARTWQEVVRRPPRKPSTLDPYLDYLRQRWDEGQHSAKILHEELQTKGYLGHYQRVKMAVAPLRRGLPIDEPRERPPSPREAARWITTHPHRRSLHINERLPRLLEHCPELKLTHDLVRRFATMLDNRDAAPLPGWLSDLAQSGLAPLAGLAGALHEDRHAVAQGITTPYNSGVNEGRITDVKLQKRIMAGRASVSLLRHRVVLIAHLRRRHADRPTMAPR
- a CDS encoding MFS transporter; translated protein: MAAAATAPPPPSNLRRIVAASLVGTTVEWYDFFLYGSAAALVFNKLFFPGTDPLVGTLLSFLTYAVGFAARPIGALVFGHYGDRLGRKKLLVLSLLLMGGATFAIGLLPTHATIGTAAPVLLTVLRLVQGFALGGEWGGAVLLVSEHGDAKRRGFWASWPQTGAPAGQLLATGVLAALTALMSDAAFLSWGWRIPFLLSGLLVILGLWIRLSVDESPVFKAALAQAAARRESAGAAEKMPIVAVLRHHWRDVLIAMGARMAENISYYVITAFILVYATTAVELSRQTALNAVLIASAVHFVVIPMWGALSDRIGRRPVYLIGAVGVGLWMFPFFALIDTGSFGYLLLAITVGLIFHGAMYAPQAAFFSEMFATRMRYSGASIGAQFSSVAAGAPAPLIATALLVDYDSSTPIALYVIAAALLTVVAIVCAKETRSRDLSDIGPAPEDGPGAQAPLPADARSV
- a CDS encoding NUDIX hydrolase, with the translated sequence MATPDFIRDIRATAGHQLLLLPGVTAVVFDDEDRVLLGRRADTGKWAVIGGICEPGEEPAATAEREVYEETAVHCVAERVVLTQALKPVQYANGDRCQYLDLTFRCRATGGEARVNDDESLEVGWFSVDTLPPLNEFSLFRIKQALTDGPTWFEPTPQQP
- the lnt gene encoding apolipoprotein N-acyltransferase yields the protein MSATITSVDEPPPAPASRGRKLWPRLARPAAAALSGALLYASFPPRPLWWLVLPGFALLGWVLFGRRLRAAFGLGLLAGLGFMLPLLHWTGEEVGPVPWLALAAAEALFIAVGCVGISAVSRLAYWPVWAAAVWTLDEALRARVPFGGFPWGKIAFGQAESVFLPLAALGGTPLLSFAVVLCGFGLFEAVRRFRQYRATGTVPRAAVAAAAVTVAVPVAAAFAALPLVDASAEEGTATVAAIQGNVPRLGLDFNAQRRAVLDNHARRTEQLAREVKAGKVPQPDFVLWPENSSDLDPYRNPDARIVIDDAVRAIGVPTVIGAVVSPEEGPLRNTLIQWDPADGPVATYDKRHIQPFGEYMPMRSFVRIFSKDVDRVQRDFGPGKTVGVFDLAGTKVGLVTCYEAAFDDAVRDTVKHGGRLIAVPSNNATFGRSEMTYQQLAMSQVRAVEHGRSVVVPVTSGVSAVIRPDGTIVQKTEMFTPAALVDEVPLRSSLTPATRMGPLPEGVLALIAVAGLGWVTVRGVRARRLRGSTGPVAGGTDT